The Elgaria multicarinata webbii isolate HBS135686 ecotype San Diego chromosome 1, rElgMul1.1.pri, whole genome shotgun sequence genome includes the window AAACCAGTTGAGAATCCCATTATACCTTAAAGAATAAACTTTTTAATTGGGGTGTAGAGCACAGCAGATGCATGAAACGGTATctgaaagcaatcctatgcagttcttactagagatgtgaaggcccggaaaaaacccagaaaaattagGAATAAACCCgttttttctggtttttccaaagcctttttttcccctgaaaaattgaaaaaaatgaagaaaaaatggattatgggatgttttattttagcatgatgaataaaatgtttaaggcaaggtgttcagatatttacttctccaaatattttctaaaaactatgtacagtatcataTTATTACAacttctgtgcaccaaggacaagcaaagtCCTAGGTTCCAAACTGAGACtataactctcaaatgcaagagcaagatgcatttctgcctctagggggcactgccattgaagcagagactgaaactgagtGACAGCTATagttcagaaaatgagtctgatgaaatttcatgcatattcattgaatcttggtccccactTTTttctctcagttctttttatgggaatgggtgctttatgtctgcttgatactatggaggactagcggagacataactttctttgttactaatgctgATGGTTTCtactgctgttttttttattgttttttgcctgctcctcataaactggcaaaaccaaagaggttccttacagttcaggtgttcctaacagttcaggagcttgtagctccatttgttaccaatttttttttaaaaaagtaaaaaattcaatttgtaataattgtttgaatacactgtacttttaatataccaaatgtaataattttatgccaaaccaacttggacataattacattttatgttcctaaagtaacaaagtgactttcaatctgtaaaaagtggtaatattatttaaatttttccaaaaaaaatcctttttttctggaccccaccccacctggaaaaaaactttttttccccatggcttcgaAATTTcgagaaattttacatctctcgTTCTTACATGGGcataagccctactgaacacattgcaatttacttctgagtaaaaatgtctAGGGGTCATGCTGCAGGTTGTCAAATGTACATACACCTGTGTAAGAGGGTGTTTCAAATAGTGTGAGCGAAGAAATGCGAAGGGTAGCAGTAGATTATCACATCTATATGCAAAGAACAAATGTGTATAAGTCAGTCAGCATGACCTTAGTATGGACAGTATTGACACTTACAGGACAATGATTTTATGTACACGGACAACAGCTAATCctataataaatctgttagtcttaaAGGTGCCATAGGACTGTGCTGCTTTCACTAATGAAGACTTAAGACAACTACTCTTCAAGAATGCTTTCTAGTAGTGAACCTGCATTGCTACGACAAAACAGCACTAAATGAAGCTTTGCCATGACGCACACTCTTCACCCCCAGCAGACAATACAAAGGGCGCCAGCTATTAACATACCTTTATTTTCAGTCCACATTATGAAGGACCTTTCATGCAGCACAGTCTTTGCTTTTTAATTCAAAGTTTGGGTGTATTTAAAGCATTATTTTTAGTTTTCTGGTGCAAGTTTCTCTTGAATGCTTATGCGAAATATTTATTACTGTTTCCGTTATTGTAAAACTGATTTTGCAGGGAAAAGACAAAACCATCAGCATTACCTTGCTCTGTAATAGAGAACAAGTATTTATCTCAACTGCCATTTATCATACTTACTCTATAATTCTGACTATATATATTTAAGCTGTCTTTCACTGTGAATGCAATATAATACTTAATAAAAAGTGAGATGAAACTTGGTGAATTTTATCCATTCCTAAACCTTTCTATGAATTAAAGGGGGAAATTAATTCTCTAATGCTCATGTATCCTTAACCTCGAAAAGTAGTAATCAAATTATTTTACAATAGTTTCCTGTGCGGGGCTTAAACAGGCTCTCAAAGCTATGCAACATGACATAGGACTGGATATATCTTCATTGAATTATTCACTTATACTACTGCAACAAGAGAAAAAGTGGAAAGAAATGCAACCCTGAACATGCTTGGCCACTTCCACTCATCCTCAAACCCCCTCACAAGGACCACAATTAACAGCACACTCCCCCAATTTCTTGTTGTGCTTCTTTAGGCCAGGGGAAGACAACGGTTGTGTCACAGAAGGTCAGAATGTAGGGAACCTTTCCTTAATAAGGGACACAATCTAGCCAATGTCAAGCACTTTTAAATATTACCAGTTCCAATGGAAAAGGCTTTAATACATGCTGAATTCTCCTATTGAAATTGATGGAGTTATTAAAAAGTGCTTGGTTTGAATTATGCCCAGACTTGCCAATGCGAAGATAGCAtcttctggagtgaattgggtaTACTCCAAGTTTTAGATACTTAAGACGTTCAGAAAACATTACACTTTAGAAAAAGACTTCCTAACTATGGGCTGGATCCAATGGTAATGTTCTGCCAGAGGAAGAGAAACTGCTTGTATAACCGATTTTCTACCTACCCCtacaacacccccccacaccccccagtCTGCTTGGGAGGATTggaggaccctccagagcagatttggggcacacGTGGTTGGCTGCAGcgggaggagaggatggggatGTATTACTGCATGAGCAGATGCTTGCTCATATGACATTGGATTCAACCTCAATGCTTTTCCCCCCCACAAGCCATAAAGACTCATTCTTTGCAGAACCAAAGCCTTATAAACATTTGAAGCTAACTAGGTGAACAAGAGTGCAATCTTTtacccacttacctgaaagtaatgCCCACAAttggagttacttccaagtaaacaagcataggattgcactatcagTGATGAAACAAGTTCTAATTTACATTCTCTTAATATGGACATTGTCTGTTGAGTTATATTTAGATATCACTTTAATTATATTCTCAAGTGTATTTTTTGTTagactgaaaaaagaaaaaaaagaacctaGAATACTTGTGATCACATTaggttatttgaaacaaaaaggAAGGATTTATTATACTCATGGAAACCACTGAATGGATACTGTTTTGCACAGGCTGGAATGGCCTTTgatttgatacagcaaagccttcaagaaaTGTTATGCAGCTGACCTGTGGACACACTGTGTCTGCTTGGCCTAAGTGAAGCCTGGCACTGCAAGGGACAGCCTCTGCCATAACACACTCTTATAGCCCCCAGAGGGatgggtctgtccactccatttctctgaggggaagctgccccatagcagaagggGGGCAGCACTGTGACTCTATCCCTCagagttctccccctccccacatggtTTTAAACTCTCCACTGCAAAGCTGAGCACTGGTTGGGATGTCTGACACCTGGTGACTAAGGATGGTACTGCAAGCTTCAAACACACCGGCACATTTAAATAACAAATTAGAACAAATTaaggtggctttttaaaaaccaaataacctCTAGGATCCTCTTGctatgcatgccaaatttcaggttTCTAGTTTCACAAACCTGAGACTGTGGCGCcaacagacacacatcctcttttattgttATAGAACTAGATAGATAAGACACAAGCTTATAAAACCCGTTTTACTGTATAATCCCCCAAAATATTGCATTACTCTTGCTCAATAAAAGAAGATTCATTAACCGTATTTTCATGAAGTTCCATTTATTGATGCTGATTTACACAAACGCAGAGAATTTTTACTGAGGAAGAAGCAGTTACGTTGTGTACAAGCATGCCCCAAAGTCGTCATTTTGCCCATTACAGATCAGACCCTGTAAGACAATTAAGATATGAAATAAATGTTAAAACACAGAATGTGGATCAAAATGGACAGCCCAAGGACTAATTTCAGTAAATATTCCTCATATTTTTGAGGTCTACAGCAAATCCAGTGAATTATTCCAATGAGTCAGCAAATGGCCGTGCCAAACTAGAAAAGCTAAAAATTCTAACTCAgtttccacccatgttccacagtaaTCCAAGGACCTATCTAGCCTTGTTTCAGCCATGCTGTAAGTATGTGACACTACAAAAACTGGCTTCTTGTTAAACAGCCAGAAAAGAAATTTCCAGCAAGGCACTGGtatgaaaacaaataaaagggTCAACATCACAAGGTCCTCCTGCCAGCTCTTTTTCTGGCTCTGGCTTCTGCAGTGACCCTTAGGTTGGCCACTTAtaaatcatcaaaaaagaggaaatgcagtactaaaaaagttgttttaattggatattgttgttttttaaacttttggtggtatatctgtatatctgtttttaatgttcattgtttttaacttttgtaaaccgcccagagagcttcggttatggggcggtatataaatgcaataaataaataaataaggtcttgCAGTAAAAAAGGCTCTTGGGAGCAAGCCCGAGAAGGACCTCTAAGATCTAGGAGAGCTACTGGCAGATAGCAgaagatggatcaatggtctgaactgtataaggcaacttcctatgtttcaCATATTCAATTCTGACATTAGATAAGTGCAGAGAATGACCACAATACAAAGGAGGAGCGTGAGCAGGAAAACATGCACATCCTTTGTTTACTGAATTTGCTACAGAAGTTCCCACTGCAGAAGTAGTAATCCACTCTTAAAACTAAAGATGCAATCcgatgcacgtttagacagaaaaaagtccaactctGAGCATTTCCCAGCTAGCTGGCTAAGGCATGCtgagaactgtaggacttttttttttatctaaacgtgcatcggattgtgccttaagtctcTAATCTCTCCAACTGCTGGAGAAGAAACAGAACTGTACCCGCACACTTGACTCTTATCCATAgaactgaacacacacacccagcccctAATGTTGCCATAACCACAACTCTTGCATGTGTTTATACAAAATCTCATTAGCCTAGTAAAATGGGCTAAACTATTTTCTAACCTTGTACAATCCAGTTCTGAGAGGACGCTGCAATTTCTCATTAAACCCTGAATTTCTGTTTTTGAAGATTGTATTAGCAATCTCCAGCACTTAACAGAAAATTGAACAAGATACTACAAATGTTGATGCTGTTAAATTGTGTGTAGCTTTGTTgccaaaagaattttttttaaaaaaatcccatggaTTTTCTCACCTACTTGCATGTCACTCCTTTTTGGGtttcagtatttttatattggctccagctgttttttctgcctctgctTTAAATTGCGGTTTTAGTGCTTCTCTTACTGCCTTGGCGCAGATCTGGGAATACCGGATGTAgcttaaaaaaaggaggaaaagagaagtAAAGATCATTATTAAACTTAATTATTAGTCCAACCCTAGCCCTAGGCTACTGAGAAACAATTCAACACAGGGAGGAAAAGCCTAGAGGTCTGTTTCATCAGCTGTTCTGCATACATGTATGTTATCTGACTGCTTGTTGTTATTAGCTGCTTTGCTGGCTAATTTAGGAAAGCTATGGCTGGCTTCTAGAAGTCCTACTCAACATAGCCGTTTCTTCCCATTCTATTCCAATCTTCCCCTCACTATTAGTCCCTACAATCTTCTGAAACCAATCTAGGATCACAACCCATggatgctgtgttcagacaacatgctaaaccatatggcttagtgtgtcgtgtgaaccatacataaccatggtggctacataaacacggtttaaacatttgctgtaaaagggttagtggcctaaccatggcttagcctgctgtctgaacaggcccacagaagCAGTAGAGAACTCTTTCCTTATCTGCAATACTGAGAAGTTCTAAAGCTTTAAGCATGTGTGCAACAGGTATGAACACCATTTCTATAGACACCAGCAAACCTAATTCTGTCTCTATCCTAACAAGCGGCATGAAGGCACTTACAAGAAGTGGACATGTTCACATATTCTAATGTAAGAATATAAAGAACAGTCTTGCTTGATTAGATCAAaggtctagcatcctgttttccacagtggccaatcagaggcTTGTTGGTCCTTGGAGACTGGTGttaagaggcatactgcctctgatacttgagatAACATATCACCACCATGACaactagccattgatagttccAATCTCTGTGAATTTGCCTTAGATATAAAAGCCATCAAACCTGaaggccatcatcacatcttgtgacaGTCTACTATATGACTGTCGATAACTTCTCACTTGGTCAGCTGTTGTAAGTTAGAATTGACTACAGGtcaacatgcaaagcatgtttttGTGAAATAGAGTTCTCTCACTGATGTGTGACAAATAGCTAACACAGAAATATGTTTCAGTAAATGGTCTAAGTAAAGTTTCTGGTGAATCAGTCATCGTCATCTTATTTACAAGGATTTTCTATTTTATTATCCACTTTTAGAAATGGATACCCATAAAGCAAGTAGTTGCGGTTCTCTTAAAAGAACTAGCCAAGTTAACAGAAgtaagagggaagagaaaaggcacTTGTCAAAAATAAGGAGGAGGTGCATTTATTATATCCCATGAACCACTCACTTCTCTTCCTGAATAAACTCAGGCAAGCACAGAATGCTCTGATGCACCTGATAGAAAGTCTCAGCTGTAATATACCACAAGGGAGTAAACATAGTTCCTGCTGAGTTGGTAAAGCTGTGCCTAGGCTATAGCACTTCAACCCTTTTGAAAGcaggacttaagaacataagaagagccatactggatcagaccaagggtccatcgagtccagcactctgttcacacagtggccaaccagccatcggctggggatgaacaaggcaggagatggtgcaacagcaccctcccacccatgttcaccagcaactgatgcacacaggcttactgcctcgaatactggagatagcacacaaccatcagggctagtagccactgatagcctttggctccaggaatttatccaaaccccttttaaagccatcactacatcctgtggtagtgaattccataatttaactatgcgctctgtgaagaagtactttcttttatttgtccaggatctcccaccaatcagcttcttgggatgaccctgggttctagtattttgagagagggagagaaatgtctccctatccccactctccataccatgcataattttgtacacctctatcatgtctccccacagcctcttttttccccaagctaaacaatcccagttgatgtaaccttcgctcataggggagatgctccagcctgttaaatcattttagttgcccttttctgcactttttccaactccataatattcttttttaggtgtggtgaccagaactgtacacagtattctaagtatggttgcaccatagatttgtataaagatggtatgatactggccgtttaattctcaattccttttcttataatgcccaacatggagtttgccttctttacagactTAAAAAATATGGAGGCTGTAGTTAAGGCCAAGCCACAGGGAACAGCTCTACCTGACCTTTATTCTACCTGATCCAAACACAATGCAGTGACAACACAGTTACAAATCATGTGGGAACATCTGGCAGaacccagaaaagaaaagaaaaatagattaACAATATGAGAATGATTCTGAAAAGCACACTTTCTAGTCACCAGTAGCCGAATACAGGAGACACTGTCTTTGCTAGAAGAAACCCTGCAGGCACTTCTTACTAGTAATAAGGAATTTGCTTGTTAAGCCTCTACAATATGCCAGATTTATAAGATATCTAATATTAATACATATGCAGAGGCCCTGATAGCACTGAATCAGAAtcacaagttgttgtttttttaaacattaaTATACAGACATAAGCCCCTGTGGCAATGTGTTtgtttaatctatttttaaaatctattttatcagatgtgttttattttttaatgttgcagccccctgaagaaggcctcagaaTAAGAGACAAGCCAAAACGCATCAGGCTTGTTGTGAGTAAAATATTCTGCATCCTGAAAAAGTGTTTCTTTCTCCTTTGTGTCAAAcaccattaagggtgcaatcctgtgcatttttagacaggaaaaaagccctccaactcccagcagagggcttttttcttcttctctgtctaagcatgcatataaTTGTGCCCTTAATGGTGTTTGTTCAGGAGGCGTTGGGGTTACAActaaagcaaacaaaacacaatCCCCTGGGAAATTCCTGCTGTACAAAAGAACACAAGCCTCCCACACACAtcgtcctttcctttcctgcggGGAAGGGCACTAtctatgtacctacctggaccctaaggtcatcctcaggggtctggaaacaaagctctatgaagagagactgaaagaactgggcatgtttagcctggagaagagaagattgaggggagacatgatagcactcttcaaatacttaaaagggtgtcactcagaggagggccaggatctcttctcgatcctcccagagtgcagaacacggaataacgggctcaagttaaaggaagccagattccagctggacatcaggaaacacttcctgactgttagagcagtacgacgatggaatcagttacctagggaggttgtgggctctcccacactagagaccttcaagaggcagctggacaaccatctgtcagggatgctttagggtggattcctgcattgagcagggggttggactcgatggccttgtaggccccttccagctctgctattctatgattcttcaagagcccctgccaaaggaagggaggcaggtggctaccaggtggagggccttctctgctgtggcaccccggctgtggaatgagctctctaaggaggttcacttggcacttacattaaatgcctttagacgccaggtgaagacctttttattctcccagcattttaacagtctataaataaattttaacttggtgttttaaatttgtaattttgcattgctgctgtttttatctggttgcgcttttatattgcattttatattacggttttatgctgttgtttcatacattgaatgtttttaatttttgtgaaccgcccagagagctccggctattgggcggtatagaaatgcaataaataaataaatatctgggttTGCCACCGAAGTCGCCCAGCTGTCTTAGGGCTGGAGCTCCCTCTCCGGAGCAGCCGAACTGGAAGAGGGAGAGTGGAGGGCGAGAGCCTCCTGCCTTTAGGGGGGCAGATACGAACTCGGGCCCGGGTGAGCCACAAAGGGATGGGAAAGCCGAGGCCCGGCCGCTCCAGCCCCCCGTACCTGAGCCCAGCTTGTCTCCAATACGCCACCATGGCTGCGAAGCGGCTGGACGACCACGACTCAGTCTCCCCTCAGCTCAGGCCGCAAGGTCGGTCAGTCGAACAGCTCGAGCCGGGCTCACCCCGGAAGCGCTCCAAGACCCGGAAACAGAAGCGAAGCCGACCAATCACGGCGGCCCGATGCCCGTCTGCCAATCAGAAGCACCTTCAGTAAACAGGCCGACTCCCTCCAATCGCTGCCGAAAGAGGGCAACCAATCAGAGCACGGGGCGCTGTTACGTCGGACGTTCCCATTGGCTGCGGGGCGCTGACTTGGGTTGGTTCCACGCTGGTTACCTGAGGCTAACGGAGGGTCTTGCAAAATTCAGCAGGGAGACAAGCAGGCAAAGGGGATGGTCCCGCAATTtatcttccccaccccaaatcagggCTCCtgtaggttgtatccaatgttagtcctactcagagtagacctgttgaaatggaTGGGCCTTAAGTTAAACTAATATTAGATACAACTCTGTGTTTGGGTGGCAAGGAACTGTTTTGTCGCGAGGCCTGTGgtagctgcacctgttgaatttcttcctGCCACGCAGCTGTCATTAGCACAAGAGCCCGGTGAGAGTGGTGTTAACTGCATGTGGCAATTCTAGACATGTTGAAGAAGGCCTTAGTCCTGGAAGAGACTCATCCTGTCCTGCCAGCTCCACAGGGTGGCAGGCTTAGTTTGCAAGAGGAATTTTCAAATGGTTGTTAGGAAAGCTTGAGGGAGGACATGTCCAGGGGTTAACGTACAGACCCCTGTATCTGGATTCTGATGTGCATCTAACCACACCACATGTGCTACCTCTCTAGGCTGTACCCATTTTCAGTCTGTGCTGTTACCGTGCTTGTCTATACTGTATGTGAAGGGTCTATGGTGCACTCTGCAGATTGGCGGCTGCAGCAGTATTACTGTAGGGTTTTCCATTGCCACATCATACTTGCTGCCAAAGGAGGCCTATCTCAGGCCACTTCACACACTGCATGTTTCCTGTACAGAAAGCACTTCAACCTATGTAGGAAAAATTAGTAAACACATTTCACTGCACAGACACATACTCACTGGATAGCTGCAGTTGGCAGTGACCTCCCACAGTGTGTACTCCTAGTGAAATGCCTGTGATTGTAATATCACAAAGCGTGTTACTGAGTTTTACACCTTTTCTTTCACACAAGTGCTTTCTGCATAAGAAATATGAGAGCTGTGGGTAGCCTGTaaggcttctgcttctagatCTGAAAGGACTCGTCCTTTGTAAGAACTAGAAGTGTTACCACTTGGATGATTTGGGACTGTACTGCAAAAACAAATTTAGGGGTTAAAGAGAAGGCAGGTGATTCCCTGGGAACAATCACGTTGGGGGTTTTCCATGCTGAGTATTGCCCACACTGGTTGCCTAGCAGTACTTGTAAGTTTTGTGGACTGGCAGGAACCAGTGCAGGCTTAAGCCCCTGTGAGTAGGCGAGATATAAGTAGGTGCATGTATTTCTACAGGTACAGAAACAGGCCCGATCTTCCAAATGAGAAGTACCTGGGGAGTGCTTTACACTTTGTTCGGTAATTATGTTTATTGTGACTAAACTAAGAATTCCTTTAATATTTGCAACAATAAACACATGAAATGTGAAAGGGATACATGTGTCTCCAAGCATGCCAGTGGATTGCAGTGCCTGGAATATGTCCCCAAGTGTTTAGAGACAAGCATCTCCCGTTCACATTTTATATGTTAATTTTAGCAAACACTGTTGTAACAGCACTGCAGCAAATCATGATAGCTGCACATACTGTGGATCTAAGTGAGCTCTAGATATCTGGGAGCACAGAGATCTCTTCCTGAGCCAAGCCTTAGTCT containing:
- the ATP5F1E gene encoding ATP synthase subunit epsilon, mitochondrial, with product MVAYWRQAGLSYIRYSQICAKAVREALKPQFKAEAEKTAGANIKILKPKKE